In Anopheles gambiae chromosome 2, idAnoGambNW_F1_1, whole genome shotgun sequence, a single window of DNA contains:
- the LOC1278410 gene encoding protein lingerer isoform X3: MSTQTRSGGGGGGGGRNKSKAKHHENKENLAKEDGQNQSQQYPKGGSGPNNASGNDGSAATTGSVGGGRGGDHQKQKGSGGHKGTDNAAPKVVDVKEKQQREAGGGSGGGAAGGNNEKSGGSTGAASGAGAGGASATHTVVKAKQPTAEQIRIAQITDIKSGMDDPKIQEKIQSLMETTQRSEEEVCCALQECDSDLDRAVIFLLETLPVGAFATTSKKKKSKSQAAAQKDGEDGGDWETTGPTTVGGASVQLGGINVDLKEQQRRGGNRGGSGNQRSGGPGRGGRAGGYRDGGGDRDRDRDRNGYDKGGEGGGYRNRAGGDGGRMRGGRDGPGGPGRGNYGSRGGRGGGPRLGTRGPGSRDQNRGSRMMNNDHQEIDSWDPVTTPANANDLKPEDCTAFTDTWGDWDNEEYTGTLADTKGYAGAVASTTAPSAGAGAQQQQSQQSTQTGVPPAASNVTELAAPPGLEQQVLNPPPPKDTELVQQYSTTVVSSTATAAVAAGGATGVASVVPQYSDLHAGTPNATTAAQHLRQALDMPPMNTSSSLSAEQSQYFSTLSSQNSNLQPTPSAVGFQQQPPAGVVASQPPTTVVPAVQQQQQPPQPNSVQYPTAFVGATSDATAAAAAAGAPTSYAAAATQQPPVRRQRARVPPPSKIPSSAVEMPGDNMNNIGYLDVQFGGLDFGADDSFDAVVSDKFNSTTGTAGSSVMDSTPSTVQTSVVSQATQAVGQPQASQTQTVQQQQQGAQVPPATVGVQPPAAQSQLQQQQQQVVSQAPQQTVQPDVNDYQSKVGGGVVAGSVVPNNLQPKSSNLPGAPGLASSQIMPGQGTTEALSSQNDGLANSYSRTNASGSVSTSVSAGVNSMSNAAAALDQLTKSDPYGQSASTNTALTGGYQNAPYSSTQANKTASYPPTGAPQGYNNMSYSNNQVTNAYPPSTNNYSSYNQGNVNAYQPPSSSVTNNVVPNNNTGNSVGGVSNQSNLPVNNNAVNSSSNNNAGGYLSSQYPVSQTSSAFPSQQNYQNSSQNVYGNTGLNSNTGVASSTVSNSSTNNSNNNVTSSSSLPISSVVSTTTKSSSTTSGTSVVTNLPMVNPYIQAPGLPFYQQAAVYSYEDLQLMQQRMPHVPGFYDINYQTPTSLGAAGVRDANLGSVAYSTMSDGRFTRTDNNSSPVSNVPSSLSQQTGSGGPMLNLPYAYFYGGNMMPASGFQYGTPVYPQQMPTNAATSGGQFQKPAYNTGGYGSATGYDTLGQSGQDYNKNAYQASIVGQQQSKGQTVANQQSGSGSGSDMAPSMYGKNHVAINKVNYDKQSFHSGTPPPYNIAGTQTAGTTSAQPYGQHLAYIPTMATHHNINMHQNMHQDSNSSGQRPQNNNQGKTASKQQGYSASTYWTGPN, translated from the exons ATGAGTACACAAACCCGTtccggaggtggtggtggtggcggaggcCGTAACAAGTCCAAGGCCAAACACCATGAAAACAAGGAGAATTTGGCTAAGGAGGACGGACAGAATCAGTCACAGCAGTATCCGAAAGGAGGTTCCGGTCCCAACAACGCCAGCGGAAATGATGGTTCGGCTGCAACTACCGGCtctgttggtggtggtagagGAGGCGACCATCAAAAACAGAAGGGCAGCGGAGGCCACAAGGGCACAGATAATGCTGCTCCGAAGGTTGTTGACGTGAAGGAGAAGCAGCAGAGGGAGGCCGGTGGTGGTAGCGGCGGTGGTGCTGCAGGCGGCAACAACGAGAAGTCCGGCGGATCTACGGGAGCTGCTTCTGGGGCTGGTGCTGGCGGTGCCTCTGCCACTCACACCGTGGTTAAGGCCAAGCAACCGACGGCCGAACAGATTCGCATTGCCCAAATAACAGACATCAAGAGCGGCATGGATGATCCCAAGATTCAGGAGAAAATCCAAAGCTTGATGGAAACCACGCAACGCTCCGAGGAAGAGGTGTGCTGCGCATTGCAGGAGTGCGACAGCGATCTCGATCGAGCGGTGATCTTTCTACTCGAGACGCTCCCGGTCGGGGCTTTTGCGACGACgtccaagaagaagaaaagcaaatcTCAGGCGGCGGCTCAGAAGGACGGGGAAGACGGCGGTGATTGGGAGACAACGGGCCCGACCACCGTTGGTGGAGCCAGTGTTCAGCTGGGCGGCATTAATGTGGATCTGAAGGAGCAGCAGCGCCGTGGTGGCAACCGTGGCGGTTCGGGCAACCAACGTTCTGGAGGACCGGGCCGTGGTGGCCGTGCCGGTGGCTATCGCGATGGTGGCGGCGATCGTGACCGAGATCGCGACCGTAACGGCTACGATAAGGGTGGAGAGGGCGGTGGCTATCGTAACCGAGCGGGAGGCGATGGCGGTCGCATGCGAGGCGGACGCGATGGTCCGGGAGGTCCAGGCCGTGGAAACTATGGTTCGCGAGGAGGTCGTGGTGGTGGCCCGCGTCTAGGCACTCGTGGGCCAGGTTCGCGCGATCAGAACCGAGGTTCGCGAATGATGAACAACGATCATCAAGAGATCGATTCGTGGGATCCAGTCACGACGCCGGCAAACGCGAACGACCTCAAGCCCGAAGATTGTACGGCCTTCACCGATACTTGGGGCGATTGGGACAACGAGGAGTACACGGGAACGTTGGCGGATACCAAAGGATATGCCGGCGCTGTCGCTTCGACGACGGCCCCATCTGCTGGCGCTGGTgctcagcagcaacaatcgcAACAGTCAACGCAGACAGGCGTGCCACCGGCGGCATCCA ACGTCACGGAACTCGCAGCGCCCCCGGGGTTGGAGCAGCAGGTACTGAATCCACCACCGCCaaaagataccgagctggtgcAGCAGTACAGTACAACTGTCGTTTCGAGTACGGCTACTGCTGCGGTCGCGGCCGGTGGTGCAACTGGTGTCGCGAGCGTCGTACCACAGTATTCGGACCTGCATGCCGGCACTCCGAATGCTACGACTGCAGCACAGCATTTGCGGCAGGCGCTTGATATGCCGCCTATGAACACGTCCTCGTCCCTTTCGGCAGAACAAAGTCAGTATTTTAGTACTCTATCGTCTCAGAATTCCAATCTCCAGCCAACGCCAAGTGCCGTCGgcttccagcagcagccacctgCAGGCGTGGTGGCATCCCAACCGCCCACGACAGTTGTTCCGGcagttcagcagcagcagcagccgcctcAACCGAATTCCGTGCAATATCCAACTGCTTTCGTTGGGGCAACTAGTgacgctactgctgctgctgctgctgctggagctccGACGAGCTATGCGGCTGCGGCGACGCAACAGCCACCAGTACGGCGGCAACGAGCCCGCGTTCCGCCACCATCGAAGATCCCATCCAGTGCCGTCGAAATGCCGGGTGATAATATGAACAACATTGGCTACCTGGACGTGCAGTTTGGTGGACTGGACTTCGGTGCGGACGATTCGTTTGATGCTGTAGTATCGGATAAGTTCAATTCGACTACAGGAACCGCTGGCAGTAGCGTGATGGATTCAACCCCATCTACCGTGCAAACGTCGGTGGTATCCCAAGCGACACAGGCAGTCGGTCAGCCACAGGCGTCTCAAACGCAGAcggtgcaacagcagcaacagggaGCGCAGGTTCCGCCAGCTACGGTTGGAGTTCAGCCGCCGGCAGCTCAGAGTCagttgcagcaacagcagcaacaggtcGTTTCGCAAGCACCGCAGCAAACCGTGCAACCGGATGTGAACGATTATCAATCGAAGGTTGGTGGTGGCGTTGTGGCGGGTAGCGTTGTTCCTAACAATTTGCAGCCAAAATCGTCCAATCTGCCTGGCGCACCTGGTTTAGCATCATCCCAGATTATGCCGGGCCAAGGGACGACGGAGGCACTTTCCTCTCAAAACGATGGGCTTGCCAACAGCTACTCGCGCACCAATGCATCGGGTTCGGTATCCACGTCCGTTAGTGCTGGTGTGAATTCCATGAGCAATGCAGCGGCTG CGTTGGATCAGCTGACGAAATCGGATCCTTACGGTCAGTCGGCAAGTACAAATACTGCTCTGACCGGTGGCTATCAGAATGCTCCGTACTCATCAACGCAGGCGAACAAAACTGCGTCGTATCCTCCTACCGGTGCTCCCCAAGGGTACAACAACATGAGTTATTCTAACAACCAG GTGACGAACGCCTATCCTCCATCGACGAATAACTATAGCTCCTACAACCAAGGAAATGTGAATGCCTACCAGCCGCCAAGCAGTAGCGTGacaaacaacgttgtaccgaaCAACAACACGGGCAACTCGGTCGGAGGCGTATCAAATCAATCGAATCTGCCGGTGAACAATAATGCCGTAAATAGCAG CTCGAACAATAACGCTGGTGGCTATCTGTCCAGCCAATATCCGGTCAGCCAGACGTCGTCTGCATTCCCGTCACAGCAGAACTATCAGAACAGTTCACAGAACGTGTACGGAAATACGGGACTGAATAGTAATACAGG TGTGGCTTCTAGTACGGTTTCGAACAGTAGCACGAACAATTCCAACAATAATGTAACCAGTTCGTCATCGCTGCCAATCAGTTCCGTGGTATCCACGACAA cgaaaagcagcagcaccactagCGGAACGAGTGTAGTCACTAATCTGCCGATGGTTAATCCGTACATACAGGCACCAGGATTGCCATTCTATCAGCAAGCTGCAGTGTATTCGTACGAAGATCTGCAGCTAATGCAACAGCGTATGCCGCATGTGCCTGGTTTTTACGACATCAACTACCAGACGCCTACGAGTCTCGGCGCGGCCGGTGTACGCGATGCGAACCTTGGTTCCGTCGCGTACTCGACCATGTCCGATGGTCGGTTCACGCGAACCGACAACAACTCGTCACCTGTTAGTAATGTTCCCAGTTCCTTGTCCCAACAAACAGGGTCTGGTGGTCCTATGTTGAACCTGCCATACGCTTATTTTTACGGCGGCAATATGATGCCGGCCAGCGGCTTCCAATATGGCACACCTGTCTATCCT caacagatgCCCACAAATGCGGCAACATCCGGCGGTCAGTTCCAGAAGCCTGCTTATAACACAGGAGGATATGGTTCAGCGACCGGGTATGATACGCTTGGGCAATCAGGACAGGACTACAACAAGAATGCTTATCAAGCGTCCATCGTGGGACAGCAGCAATCGAAGGGTCAAACCGTTGCCAATCAGCAATCTGGCTCTGGCAGCGGATCCGACATGGCACCATCCATGTATGGTAAAAACCATGTTGCTATCAACAAAGTCAAT TATGACAAACAATCGTTCCATTCGGGAACGCCGCCGCCGTACAACATTGCCGGAACACAGACGGCTGGAACTACTTCCGCACAACCCTACGGGCAGCATCTGGCGTATATACCAACGATGGCTACGCATCACAATATCAATATGCATCAAAACATGCACCAG GATTCCAACAGTAGCGGTCAAAGACCGCAAAATAATAACCAGGGAAAGACTGCAAGCAAGCAGCAAGGCTATTCTGCGTCTACTTATTGGACTGGGCCGAACTAA
- the LOC1278410 gene encoding protein lingerer isoform X1, with translation MSTQTRSGGGGGGGGRNKSKAKHHENKENLAKEDGQNQSQQYPKGGSGPNNASGNDGSAATTGSVGGGRGGDHQKQKGSGGHKGTDNAAPKVVDVKEKQQREAGGGSGGGAAGGNNEKSGGSTGAASGAGAGGASATHTVVKAKQPTAEQIRIAQITDIKSGMDDPKIQEKIQSLMETTQRSEEEVCCALQECDSDLDRAVIFLLETLPVGAFATTSKKKKSKSQAAAQKDGEDGGDWETTGPTTVGGASVQLGGINVDLKEQQRRGGNRGGSGNQRSGGPGRGGRAGGYRDGGGDRDRDRDRNGYDKGGEGGGYRNRAGGDGGRMRGGRDGPGGPGRGNYGSRGGRGGGPRLGTRGPGSRDQNRGSRMMNNDHQEIDSWDPVTTPANANDLKPEDCTAFTDTWGDWDNEEYTGTLADTKGYAGAVASTTAPSAGAGAQQQQSQQSTQTGVPPAASNVTELAAPPGLEQQVLNPPPPKDTELVQQYSTTVVSSTATAAVAAGGATGVASVVPQYSDLHAGTPNATTAAQHLRQALDMPPMNTSSSLSAEQSQYFSTLSSQNSNLQPTPSAVGFQQQPPAGVVASQPPTTVVPAVQQQQQPPQPNSVQYPTAFVGATSDATAAAAAAGAPTSYAAAATQQPPVRRQRARVPPPSKIPSSAVEMPGDNMNNIGYLDVQFGGLDFGADDSFDAVVSDKFNSTTGTAGSSVMDSTPSTVQTSVVSQATQAVGQPQASQTQTVQQQQQGAQVPPATVGVQPPAAQSQLQQQQQQVVSQAPQQTVQPDVNDYQSKVGGGVVAGSVVPNNLQPKSSNLPGAPGLASSQIMPGQGTTEALSSQNDGLANSYSRTNASGSVSTSVSAGVNSMSNAAAALDQLTKSDPYGQSASTNTALTGGYQNAPYSSTQANKTASYPPTGAPQGYNNMSYSNNQVTNAYPPSTNNYSSYNQGNVNAYQPPSSSVTNNVVPNNNTGNSVGGVSNQSNLPVNNNAVNSSSNNNAGGYLSSQYPVSQTSSAFPSQQNYQNSSQNVYGNTGLNSNTGYSGSTNTTSGQYGSNFSSSKLKDTPVVSTPFESVASSTVSNSSTNNSNNNVTSSSSLPISSVVSTTSKYTYLANKTVETRNLLLHNVFVLLLLCIILYFAAKSSSTTSGTSVVTNLPMVNPYIQAPGLPFYQQAAVYSYEDLQLMQQRMPHVPGFYDINYQTPTSLGAAGVRDANLGSVAYSTMSDGRFTRTDNNSSPVSNVPSSLSQQTGSGGPMLNLPYAYFYGGNMMPASGFQYGTPVYPQQMPTNAATSGGQFQKPAYNTGGYGSATGYDTLGQSGQDYNKNAYQASIVGQQQSKGQTVANQQSGSGSGSDMAPSMYGKNHVAINKVNYDKQSFHSGTPPPYNIAGTQTAGTTSAQPYGQHLAYIPTMATHHNINMHQNMHQDSNSSGQRPQNNNQGKTASKQQGYSASTYWTGPN, from the exons ATGAGTACACAAACCCGTtccggaggtggtggtggtggcggaggcCGTAACAAGTCCAAGGCCAAACACCATGAAAACAAGGAGAATTTGGCTAAGGAGGACGGACAGAATCAGTCACAGCAGTATCCGAAAGGAGGTTCCGGTCCCAACAACGCCAGCGGAAATGATGGTTCGGCTGCAACTACCGGCtctgttggtggtggtagagGAGGCGACCATCAAAAACAGAAGGGCAGCGGAGGCCACAAGGGCACAGATAATGCTGCTCCGAAGGTTGTTGACGTGAAGGAGAAGCAGCAGAGGGAGGCCGGTGGTGGTAGCGGCGGTGGTGCTGCAGGCGGCAACAACGAGAAGTCCGGCGGATCTACGGGAGCTGCTTCTGGGGCTGGTGCTGGCGGTGCCTCTGCCACTCACACCGTGGTTAAGGCCAAGCAACCGACGGCCGAACAGATTCGCATTGCCCAAATAACAGACATCAAGAGCGGCATGGATGATCCCAAGATTCAGGAGAAAATCCAAAGCTTGATGGAAACCACGCAACGCTCCGAGGAAGAGGTGTGCTGCGCATTGCAGGAGTGCGACAGCGATCTCGATCGAGCGGTGATCTTTCTACTCGAGACGCTCCCGGTCGGGGCTTTTGCGACGACgtccaagaagaagaaaagcaaatcTCAGGCGGCGGCTCAGAAGGACGGGGAAGACGGCGGTGATTGGGAGACAACGGGCCCGACCACCGTTGGTGGAGCCAGTGTTCAGCTGGGCGGCATTAATGTGGATCTGAAGGAGCAGCAGCGCCGTGGTGGCAACCGTGGCGGTTCGGGCAACCAACGTTCTGGAGGACCGGGCCGTGGTGGCCGTGCCGGTGGCTATCGCGATGGTGGCGGCGATCGTGACCGAGATCGCGACCGTAACGGCTACGATAAGGGTGGAGAGGGCGGTGGCTATCGTAACCGAGCGGGAGGCGATGGCGGTCGCATGCGAGGCGGACGCGATGGTCCGGGAGGTCCAGGCCGTGGAAACTATGGTTCGCGAGGAGGTCGTGGTGGTGGCCCGCGTCTAGGCACTCGTGGGCCAGGTTCGCGCGATCAGAACCGAGGTTCGCGAATGATGAACAACGATCATCAAGAGATCGATTCGTGGGATCCAGTCACGACGCCGGCAAACGCGAACGACCTCAAGCCCGAAGATTGTACGGCCTTCACCGATACTTGGGGCGATTGGGACAACGAGGAGTACACGGGAACGTTGGCGGATACCAAAGGATATGCCGGCGCTGTCGCTTCGACGACGGCCCCATCTGCTGGCGCTGGTgctcagcagcaacaatcgcAACAGTCAACGCAGACAGGCGTGCCACCGGCGGCATCCA ACGTCACGGAACTCGCAGCGCCCCCGGGGTTGGAGCAGCAGGTACTGAATCCACCACCGCCaaaagataccgagctggtgcAGCAGTACAGTACAACTGTCGTTTCGAGTACGGCTACTGCTGCGGTCGCGGCCGGTGGTGCAACTGGTGTCGCGAGCGTCGTACCACAGTATTCGGACCTGCATGCCGGCACTCCGAATGCTACGACTGCAGCACAGCATTTGCGGCAGGCGCTTGATATGCCGCCTATGAACACGTCCTCGTCCCTTTCGGCAGAACAAAGTCAGTATTTTAGTACTCTATCGTCTCAGAATTCCAATCTCCAGCCAACGCCAAGTGCCGTCGgcttccagcagcagccacctgCAGGCGTGGTGGCATCCCAACCGCCCACGACAGTTGTTCCGGcagttcagcagcagcagcagccgcctcAACCGAATTCCGTGCAATATCCAACTGCTTTCGTTGGGGCAACTAGTgacgctactgctgctgctgctgctgctggagctccGACGAGCTATGCGGCTGCGGCGACGCAACAGCCACCAGTACGGCGGCAACGAGCCCGCGTTCCGCCACCATCGAAGATCCCATCCAGTGCCGTCGAAATGCCGGGTGATAATATGAACAACATTGGCTACCTGGACGTGCAGTTTGGTGGACTGGACTTCGGTGCGGACGATTCGTTTGATGCTGTAGTATCGGATAAGTTCAATTCGACTACAGGAACCGCTGGCAGTAGCGTGATGGATTCAACCCCATCTACCGTGCAAACGTCGGTGGTATCCCAAGCGACACAGGCAGTCGGTCAGCCACAGGCGTCTCAAACGCAGAcggtgcaacagcagcaacagggaGCGCAGGTTCCGCCAGCTACGGTTGGAGTTCAGCCGCCGGCAGCTCAGAGTCagttgcagcaacagcagcaacaggtcGTTTCGCAAGCACCGCAGCAAACCGTGCAACCGGATGTGAACGATTATCAATCGAAGGTTGGTGGTGGCGTTGTGGCGGGTAGCGTTGTTCCTAACAATTTGCAGCCAAAATCGTCCAATCTGCCTGGCGCACCTGGTTTAGCATCATCCCAGATTATGCCGGGCCAAGGGACGACGGAGGCACTTTCCTCTCAAAACGATGGGCTTGCCAACAGCTACTCGCGCACCAATGCATCGGGTTCGGTATCCACGTCCGTTAGTGCTGGTGTGAATTCCATGAGCAATGCAGCGGCTG CGTTGGATCAGCTGACGAAATCGGATCCTTACGGTCAGTCGGCAAGTACAAATACTGCTCTGACCGGTGGCTATCAGAATGCTCCGTACTCATCAACGCAGGCGAACAAAACTGCGTCGTATCCTCCTACCGGTGCTCCCCAAGGGTACAACAACATGAGTTATTCTAACAACCAG GTGACGAACGCCTATCCTCCATCGACGAATAACTATAGCTCCTACAACCAAGGAAATGTGAATGCCTACCAGCCGCCAAGCAGTAGCGTGacaaacaacgttgtaccgaaCAACAACACGGGCAACTCGGTCGGAGGCGTATCAAATCAATCGAATCTGCCGGTGAACAATAATGCCGTAAATAGCAG CTCGAACAATAACGCTGGTGGCTATCTGTCCAGCCAATATCCGGTCAGCCAGACGTCGTCTGCATTCCCGTCACAGCAGAACTATCAGAACAGTTCACAGAACGTGTACGGAAATACGGGACTGAATAGTAATACAGG GTATTCTGGAAGCACAAACACTACATCCGGCCAGTATGGTAGTAATTTTAGTTCGTCAAAACTGAAGGACACGCCGGTGGTTTCAACGCCATTTGAAAg TGTGGCTTCTAGTACGGTTTCGAACAGTAGCACGAACAATTCCAACAATAATGTAACCAGTTCGTCATCGCTGCCAATCAGTTCCGTGGTATCCACGACAAGTAAGTACACCTACCTAGCTAACAAAACCGTTGAAACTCGCAATCTTTTACTACataatgtttttgttcttcttcttctgtgtatTATTCTATATTTTGCAGcgaaaagcagcagcaccactagCGGAACGAGTGTAGTCACTAATCTGCCGATGGTTAATCCGTACATACAGGCACCAGGATTGCCATTCTATCAGCAAGCTGCAGTGTATTCGTACGAAGATCTGCAGCTAATGCAACAGCGTATGCCGCATGTGCCTGGTTTTTACGACATCAACTACCAGACGCCTACGAGTCTCGGCGCGGCCGGTGTACGCGATGCGAACCTTGGTTCCGTCGCGTACTCGACCATGTCCGATGGTCGGTTCACGCGAACCGACAACAACTCGTCACCTGTTAGTAATGTTCCCAGTTCCTTGTCCCAACAAACAGGGTCTGGTGGTCCTATGTTGAACCTGCCATACGCTTATTTTTACGGCGGCAATATGATGCCGGCCAGCGGCTTCCAATATGGCACACCTGTCTATCCT caacagatgCCCACAAATGCGGCAACATCCGGCGGTCAGTTCCAGAAGCCTGCTTATAACACAGGAGGATATGGTTCAGCGACCGGGTATGATACGCTTGGGCAATCAGGACAGGACTACAACAAGAATGCTTATCAAGCGTCCATCGTGGGACAGCAGCAATCGAAGGGTCAAACCGTTGCCAATCAGCAATCTGGCTCTGGCAGCGGATCCGACATGGCACCATCCATGTATGGTAAAAACCATGTTGCTATCAACAAAGTCAAT TATGACAAACAATCGTTCCATTCGGGAACGCCGCCGCCGTACAACATTGCCGGAACACAGACGGCTGGAACTACTTCCGCACAACCCTACGGGCAGCATCTGGCGTATATACCAACGATGGCTACGCATCACAATATCAATATGCATCAAAACATGCACCAG GATTCCAACAGTAGCGGTCAAAGACCGCAAAATAATAACCAGGGAAAGACTGCAAGCAAGCAGCAAGGCTATTCTGCGTCTACTTATTGGACTGGGCCGAACTAA